A section of the Flavobacteriales bacterium genome encodes:
- the lepB gene encoding signal peptidase I has translation MRALWNRWTGLSPWTRAFVQALLLLAVVHVFVLRWVIVQSTSMFATLLPGDVLVVQRWPVWTGVDRGDVLVFRDPTQDDRPVRRRQLLVKRVVGLPGDTVEIRAGLVLVNGRPLPPWPGETRRYLVRIAPETSLDSIAAAIGLPRTFIAAGERHLELPLNPALAARLERVRGVRDVGPMGLSQRPARHLFPFSPFHPWSSDAYGPLRVPAAGDSVPLEPAQLPLYDRILTRHEGHVLEVGRDGLLLDGTPAAKAVIARDHYFVLGDSRHNSADSRHWGFVPADHLVGRAVRVLLSWDAQPRRLRGDRWWRTLGR, from the coding sequence ATGCGCGCACTGTGGAACCGCTGGACGGGCCTGAGCCCCTGGACGCGGGCCTTCGTGCAGGCCCTGCTGCTGCTGGCCGTGGTGCATGTGTTCGTGCTGCGCTGGGTGATCGTGCAGAGCACGAGCATGTTCGCCACCCTGCTTCCCGGCGATGTGCTCGTGGTGCAACGCTGGCCGGTGTGGACCGGCGTGGACCGCGGGGATGTGCTGGTGTTCCGCGACCCCACCCAGGACGATCGACCGGTTCGCCGGCGGCAGCTGCTGGTGAAGCGCGTGGTGGGCCTGCCCGGCGACACCGTGGAGATCCGTGCCGGCTTGGTGCTGGTGAACGGCCGGCCGCTGCCGCCCTGGCCCGGTGAGACCCGCCGCTATCTGGTGCGCATCGCACCGGAGACCTCGCTGGACAGCATCGCGGCGGCCATCGGCCTGCCCCGCACCTTCATCGCCGCCGGCGAGCGGCACCTCGAGCTTCCGCTGAATCCGGCCCTTGCGGCGCGGCTGGAGCGCGTGCGCGGCGTCCGTGACGTCGGGCCGATGGGCCTCAGCCAGCGCCCCGCACGCCACCTCTTCCCCTTCAGCCCCTTCCACCCGTGGAGCAGCGATGCCTACGGGCCCTTGCGCGTGCCCGCCGCCGGTGACAGCGTGCCCTTGGAGCCTGCCCAGCTGCCGCTCTATGACCGCATCCTCACCCGGCATGAAGGGCACGTGCTGGAGGTGGGCCGGGACGGACTCCTGCTCGATGGCACCCCGGCGGCGAAAGCGGTGATCGCCCGCGACCACTACTTCGTGCTGGGCGACAGCCGGCACAACAGCGCCGATTCGCGGCACTGGGGCTTCGTACCGGCCGACCACCTGGTGGGCCGGGCGGTACGCGTGCTGCTGTCGTGGGATGCGCAGCCGCGCCGGCTGCGCGGGGACCGGTGGTGGAGGACCCTGGGCCGGTAG
- a CDS encoding CoA pyrophosphatase yields the protein MTLEVVHERLAAALHGPLPGHATFLSRSGYSRADLDHAQRADAAPRESAVLALLYPALGAPHLLLMRRPEYAGVHSGQVSFPGGRREAEDIDLQATALREFHEETGATPRELRVLGTLSQVYIPPSRSLVTPFVGLAEELGPTRPDPREVQALLEVPLAELLRPDVIRERRQHIQVLGREAIVPYFDLGGQVVWGATAMMLAELRELLHG from the coding sequence ATGACGCTGGAGGTGGTGCACGAGCGCCTGGCCGCGGCCCTTCATGGACCGCTTCCGGGGCATGCGACCTTCCTGTCGCGCAGCGGATACTCCCGCGCGGACCTGGACCATGCGCAACGTGCGGACGCCGCACCACGGGAGAGCGCCGTGCTGGCCCTGCTCTATCCCGCCTTGGGTGCGCCGCATCTGCTGCTGATGCGCAGGCCCGAATATGCCGGGGTGCACAGCGGGCAGGTGAGCTTCCCGGGCGGACGCCGCGAAGCGGAGGACATCGATCTGCAGGCCACGGCGCTGCGCGAGTTCCATGAGGAGACCGGGGCCACGCCACGGGAACTGCGGGTCCTGGGTACACTGTCGCAGGTGTACATCCCGCCGAGCCGGTCGCTGGTGACGCCCTTCGTCGGCCTGGCCGAGGAGTTGGGGCCCACCCGCCCCGATCCGCGCGAAGTGCAGGCGCTGCTGGAGGTACCGTTGGCCGAACTGCTGCGGCCTGACGTGATCCGGGAACGGCGCCAGCACATCCAGGTGCTCGGCCGCGAGGCCATCGTGCCCTACTTCGACCTGGGCGGCCAGGTGGTGTGGGGGGCCACGGCGATGATGCTGGCCGAACTACGCGAGCTGCTCCACGGCTGA